In Microbacterium sp. 1.5R, the following are encoded in one genomic region:
- a CDS encoding endonuclease domain-containing protein, translating to MDLREWLTARGGIAHRSDAAEHGFAPRQVRGAIRSGAVRRLRAQWVALASAPDDLVAAAAASARLTCVSLARRRGWWVPDRAPGGLHLQVGPNAHRHRDDATLHWGAPLVDCGPRRLTASVEDALAHIAGCCLHEDARVIWESAVRIERLDVEALRLVEWREPRSRALAKEVIGLSDSGLETMVVVRLSGWGVPLRQQVRLAGRRVDIVIGSHLVVQIDGYAHHSSSAQRGSDVAHDAELRLRGYTVLRLSYAQIVHGWEDVERTLQAAIARGLHLPPRQRR from the coding sequence ATGGATCTGAGGGAATGGCTCACTGCGCGAGGCGGCATCGCCCACCGATCGGACGCTGCCGAACACGGTTTCGCCCCGAGACAGGTTCGTGGGGCGATCCGCTCCGGAGCAGTGCGCCGACTGCGCGCCCAGTGGGTGGCCCTGGCATCGGCTCCCGACGACCTGGTGGCGGCTGCCGCGGCATCCGCGCGGCTGACCTGCGTGTCGCTCGCACGTCGTCGCGGGTGGTGGGTGCCGGATCGAGCGCCGGGCGGTCTGCACCTGCAGGTCGGGCCCAATGCGCACCGCCACCGAGATGACGCGACCCTGCATTGGGGCGCGCCGCTCGTCGACTGCGGCCCGCGGCGACTCACGGCGTCCGTCGAAGACGCTTTGGCGCACATCGCCGGCTGCTGCCTCCACGAGGACGCACGGGTGATCTGGGAGTCGGCCGTCCGCATCGAGCGGCTCGACGTCGAAGCTCTTCGACTGGTGGAATGGCGTGAGCCGCGGTCGCGCGCACTAGCCAAGGAGGTCATCGGACTGTCGGACTCCGGCCTGGAGACGATGGTGGTCGTACGGCTCAGCGGTTGGGGTGTGCCCCTGCGCCAGCAGGTCCGGCTCGCGGGTCGCCGGGTCGACATCGTGATCGGCTCACACCTGGTCGTGCAGATCGACGGATACGCACATCACTCCTCGTCGGCGCAGCGGGGATCCGATGTCGCCCATGATGCCGAGCTGCGCCTGCGCGGGTACACCGTGTTGCGCCTGTCCTATGCGCAGATCGTGCACGGGTGGGAAGACGTCGAGCGCACTCTGCAGGCTGCGATCGCGCGGGGGCTGCATCTTCCACCCCGTCAGCGCCGATGA
- a CDS encoding methylated-DNA--[protein]-cysteine S-methyltransferase, translating into MNAIIQTVETLDGPFTILADDRQRVLASGWTADQATILARLAVPVRPTEVREGETDAAAAALSFYAGDLSAIDAVAVKQTGTALQLTGWSALRSIEPGEPLTYTSFAARLGNPRAVRAAASICARNAPALFVPCHRVLRSDGTLGGFAWGLDVKASLLEREAARA; encoded by the coding sequence ATGAACGCCATCATCCAGACCGTCGAGACGCTCGACGGACCGTTCACCATCCTCGCCGACGACCGTCAGCGGGTGCTCGCCTCTGGATGGACGGCCGACCAGGCGACGATCCTCGCACGGCTCGCCGTCCCCGTGCGGCCGACGGAGGTGCGCGAGGGCGAGACGGATGCGGCTGCCGCTGCGCTCTCGTTCTATGCCGGGGACCTCTCGGCGATCGACGCGGTCGCCGTGAAGCAGACGGGCACGGCGCTCCAGCTCACCGGATGGTCGGCGCTGAGGTCGATCGAGCCGGGGGAGCCGCTGACCTACACCTCGTTCGCAGCGCGGCTCGGCAACCCCCGTGCCGTGCGCGCCGCGGCATCGATCTGCGCCCGAAACGCCCCCGCGCTGTTCGTGCCGTGCCACCGTGTGCTGCGATCGGATGGCACCCTCGGCGGGTTCGCCTGGGGCCTCGACGTCAAGGCGAGCCTGCTGGAGCGAGAAGCCGCGCGGGCATGA
- a CDS encoding acyl-CoA dehydrogenase family protein has protein sequence MTVVPDLLDFDEMLSDDEWATRDRVRAFVDARIRPHIADWYDRAIFPTELVPELAELGLLGMHLSGYGCAGRSAVEYGLAAMELEAGDSGLRTFVSVQGSLAMSAIHKHGSEDQKQEWLPRMARGEVIGCFGLTEPNSGSDPSSMTTFARRDGDGWVINGAKRWIGLASIAQVAIIWAQTDDGVRGFIVPTDSDGFVATPIAPKLSMRASIQCDITLTDVRLPATAQLPEARGLRAPFSCLNEARYGIGWGVIGAARDSYATALSYARTRIQFNQPIAAFQLTQQKLVDMAIEIEKAQLLALRLGRLKDAGKLAPHQISVAKLSNTRAAIAIAREARTVLGGNGVSGDYSPLRHAANLESVRTYEGTDEVHTLVLGAHITGFSAFRSTITEGAS, from the coding sequence ATGACCGTCGTTCCCGATCTGCTCGATTTCGACGAGATGCTCAGCGACGACGAATGGGCGACGCGCGACCGTGTGCGTGCCTTCGTCGACGCCCGCATCCGTCCCCACATCGCCGACTGGTACGACCGCGCGATCTTCCCGACCGAGCTCGTGCCGGAGCTGGCCGAGCTCGGACTGCTCGGCATGCATCTGTCGGGATACGGCTGCGCCGGTCGAAGCGCGGTCGAGTACGGACTCGCCGCGATGGAGCTCGAAGCGGGCGACTCGGGTCTGCGCACCTTCGTGTCGGTGCAGGGTTCGCTCGCGATGAGCGCCATCCACAAGCACGGCAGCGAGGATCAGAAGCAGGAGTGGTTGCCTCGCATGGCACGCGGCGAGGTGATCGGATGCTTCGGACTCACCGAGCCCAACTCGGGGTCTGATCCTTCGAGCATGACCACATTCGCTCGTCGCGACGGCGACGGCTGGGTGATCAACGGCGCGAAGCGGTGGATCGGTCTCGCCTCCATCGCGCAGGTCGCGATCATCTGGGCGCAGACGGATGACGGTGTTCGCGGCTTCATCGTGCCCACGGATTCCGACGGCTTCGTCGCGACGCCGATCGCCCCCAAGCTGTCGATGCGCGCATCGATCCAGTGCGACATCACGCTCACCGACGTGCGCCTGCCGGCGACCGCGCAGCTTCCGGAGGCTCGCGGTCTTCGCGCCCCGTTCTCGTGCCTCAACGAGGCGCGCTACGGCATCGGCTGGGGTGTGATCGGCGCCGCGCGCGACAGCTACGCCACGGCCCTCTCGTACGCCCGCACCCGCATCCAGTTCAACCAGCCGATCGCCGCGTTCCAGCTCACCCAGCAGAAGCTCGTCGACATGGCGATCGAGATCGAGAAGGCCCAGCTGCTCGCTCTGCGACTCGGCAGGCTGAAGGATGCCGGAAAGCTCGCGCCGCATCAGATCTCGGTCGCCAAGCTCAGCAACACCAGGGCGGCCATCGCCATCGCCCGGGAGGCGAGGACCGTCCTCGGGGGAAACGGGGTGTCCGGTGACTACTCGCCGCTCCGCCACGCCGCCAACCTGGAATCGGTCCGCACATATGAGGGCACCGACGAGGTGCACACACTCGTGTTGGGGGCCCACATCACTGGCTTCTCCGCCTTCCGCAGCACCATCACCGAGGGAGCATCATGA
- a CDS encoding DNA-3-methyladenine glycosylase 2 family protein, with the protein MSFPVTDFDERYRAISARDTRFDGQFVTAVRSTGIYCRPSCPARTPKPQNVTFYPTSAAAHEAGFRACKRCLPEAAPGSPAWDLRSDVAARAMRLIASGVVEREGVSGLAVRLGYSTRHLTRLLSTELGAGPLALARAHRAHTARMLLVGTDMQISDVAFSAGFASIRQCNDTIREVFTLTPGELRARRKTPASAAPGAIDLVLPYRGPLDASGIFQWMAARAVSGVEEAATTSFSRHLRMAGGPAWFEVHQDSTQRLHLRARVAQLGDLAPLVSTVRRIFDLDADPLAVDEALSAHPEIAPLVARTPGIRVPGSADPHEMLIRAMVGQQITVVAARTALTALADALGERTEQGLLFPTMAAIAEHGASVLRGPAARIRAIVGAATALADGSLALTVGDDGVEQRAALLAMPGIGPWTADYVRMRVLGDPDVLLPGDVALRAGAAASGLPADPLPLVAWAERAAPWRSYLSAHLWRAAPARPVRRPSARQTTALVKEAS; encoded by the coding sequence ATGAGCTTCCCCGTGACCGACTTCGATGAGCGATACCGTGCGATCAGCGCGCGCGACACCCGCTTCGACGGGCAGTTCGTGACCGCCGTGCGCTCTACCGGGATCTACTGCCGTCCGAGCTGCCCCGCGCGCACGCCCAAGCCGCAGAACGTCACCTTCTATCCCACCAGCGCAGCGGCGCACGAGGCGGGCTTCCGGGCGTGCAAGCGCTGTCTGCCCGAAGCTGCCCCGGGCTCGCCTGCGTGGGACCTGCGCAGTGACGTCGCGGCGCGGGCGATGCGTCTCATCGCCTCGGGCGTCGTCGAGCGCGAGGGAGTGTCGGGCCTCGCCGTGCGTCTCGGCTATTCGACACGGCACCTGACCCGACTGCTCTCGACCGAGCTGGGGGCAGGTCCGCTCGCCCTCGCGCGGGCGCATCGCGCGCACACGGCGCGCATGCTGCTGGTGGGCACGGACATGCAGATCTCGGATGTGGCTTTCTCGGCCGGTTTCGCGAGCATTCGGCAGTGCAACGACACGATCCGCGAGGTGTTCACTCTGACTCCGGGCGAGCTCAGGGCTCGACGGAAGACCCCGGCGTCCGCTGCTCCCGGTGCGATCGACCTCGTCCTCCCGTACCGCGGGCCGCTCGATGCGTCCGGAATCTTCCAGTGGATGGCTGCGCGTGCGGTATCGGGGGTCGAAGAGGCCGCGACCACATCTTTCTCTCGGCACCTGCGTATGGCGGGCGGGCCCGCGTGGTTCGAAGTGCATCAGGACTCGACGCAGCGACTGCACCTTCGGGCGCGCGTCGCTCAGCTCGGCGACCTCGCTCCGCTGGTGTCGACCGTGCGACGGATCTTCGACCTCGACGCCGACCCTCTCGCGGTCGACGAGGCGCTGAGCGCCCACCCCGAGATCGCTCCGCTGGTCGCGCGCACTCCGGGCATCCGCGTGCCGGGCTCGGCGGATCCGCACGAGATGCTGATCCGTGCCATGGTCGGTCAGCAGATCACCGTCGTCGCCGCGCGCACTGCCCTCACCGCGCTCGCCGACGCGCTGGGGGAGCGCACGGAGCAGGGGCTGCTCTTCCCGACGATGGCGGCGATCGCCGAGCACGGGGCCTCGGTGCTGCGCGGACCGGCCGCCCGCATCAGGGCGATCGTCGGCGCAGCCACGGCCCTCGCCGACGGCAGCCTCGCTCTCACGGTCGGCGACGACGGAGTCGAGCAGCGCGCTGCCCTGCTCGCGATGCCCGGCATCGGCCCCTGGACGGCCGACTACGTGCGGATGCGGGTGCTGGGCGACCCCGACGTGCTGCTCCCCGGCGACGTCGCACTTCGTGCGGGGGCCGCCGCGTCCGGACTGCCGGCGGATCCGCTGCCGCTGGTCGCGTGGGCCGAGCGGGCTGCCCCGTGGCGCAGTTATCTCAGTGCTCACCTCTGGCGCGCAGCGCCCGCACGTCCGGTTCGACGGCCGAGCGCGAGACAGACCACCGCCCTTGTGAAGGAGGCCTCATGA
- a CDS encoding aldehyde dehydrogenase family protein — MTVIALRHFIDGTWVEGGGEALVDVNPSRPSDIVAEGPGASDADVDRAYAAARAAFDGWRRTPARARAGILLRAADIIEAHRDEWGRELAREEGKTLAEAIAETGHSANILRFHAQEVERQSGGVFESPTPGERILVIRRPVGVVGAITPFNFPISIPAWKLAPALVWGNTVVWKPATFVPVLAMRFAEALEQAGLPRGVLNLVNGTAAVGEAIVSHPDVDAVTFTGSTKVGRIIAAQLAARGVPFQGELGGKNASLVLADADLDVAVEQVAIGAFRAAGQKCTATSRVIVHHAVADEFLRRLAARTERMVVGDAEDEAVEVGPVVDGSARDRVAAAIARARTTATAVVAPQPYAAGDLDDGYFIAPSVFELNEDDPGELWTEELFGPVIGVRRVSSTEAGIALVNDSDYGLSTAVFTTGLADALSAIEDIRAGVVHINSASAGADLHVPFGGSGASALGPKEQGAAAREFFTETATVYLKG; from the coding sequence ATGACCGTCATCGCCCTGCGCCACTTCATCGACGGGACCTGGGTCGAGGGTGGGGGAGAGGCACTCGTCGACGTCAATCCGAGCCGACCGAGCGACATCGTCGCCGAGGGGCCGGGAGCGTCGGATGCCGATGTTGACCGCGCCTATGCCGCGGCCCGTGCGGCATTCGACGGTTGGCGTCGCACACCGGCACGCGCACGCGCCGGCATCCTTCTCCGTGCAGCCGACATCATCGAGGCGCATCGTGACGAGTGGGGTCGGGAGCTCGCCCGCGAAGAGGGCAAGACGCTCGCAGAGGCGATCGCCGAGACCGGGCATTCAGCGAACATCCTCCGTTTCCACGCCCAAGAGGTCGAACGCCAGAGCGGCGGTGTCTTCGAGTCGCCGACTCCGGGGGAGCGCATCCTCGTGATCAGAAGACCTGTGGGCGTCGTCGGGGCGATCACGCCGTTCAACTTCCCGATCTCGATCCCGGCGTGGAAGCTCGCTCCTGCCCTGGTCTGGGGCAACACGGTGGTCTGGAAACCCGCGACGTTCGTGCCGGTGCTCGCGATGCGGTTCGCCGAGGCGCTCGAGCAGGCTGGACTGCCCCGGGGTGTGCTGAACCTCGTGAACGGCACGGCCGCCGTCGGCGAAGCGATCGTCTCGCATCCGGATGTGGACGCGGTGACCTTCACCGGCTCCACGAAGGTAGGCAGGATCATCGCAGCGCAGCTGGCTGCCCGCGGAGTCCCGTTCCAGGGCGAGTTGGGCGGCAAGAACGCCTCTCTCGTGCTCGCCGACGCAGACCTCGACGTCGCTGTGGAGCAGGTGGCGATCGGGGCTTTTCGCGCAGCAGGACAGAAGTGCACCGCGACCTCACGGGTGATCGTGCACCACGCGGTCGCCGACGAGTTCCTGCGTCGGCTCGCCGCACGGACCGAGCGGATGGTCGTGGGCGACGCCGAAGACGAGGCCGTCGAGGTCGGGCCAGTCGTGGATGGCTCCGCGCGAGACCGCGTCGCGGCCGCCATCGCGCGCGCGCGAACGACTGCGACAGCAGTGGTCGCTCCGCAACCGTACGCGGCCGGCGACCTCGACGACGGCTATTTCATCGCACCGTCGGTGTTCGAGCTGAATGAGGACGACCCGGGCGAGCTGTGGACGGAGGAGCTGTTCGGCCCCGTGATAGGCGTGCGCAGGGTATCGAGCACCGAAGCGGGGATCGCGCTCGTCAACGACAGCGACTACGGCCTCTCGACCGCGGTCTTCACGACCGGTCTCGCGGATGCGCTCAGCGCGATCGAGGACATCAGGGCGGGTGTCGTGCACATCAACTCGGCGTCGGCCGGCGCAGACCTGCACGTGCCGTTCGGCGGCAGCGGCGCGAGTGCGCTCGGGCCGAAGGAGCAGGGCGCCGCGGCCCGGGAGTTCTTCACCGAGACCGCGACGGTGTATCTGAAGGGTTGA
- a CDS encoding ABC transporter ATP-binding protein, whose product MSSAITGTQDEDRSSYTKEESRAIRRRSLRLLGSLVRPLKPQITLAAIVLVISTALQVAGPILISIGLDRALPAVLERADWMPTFMIGGIYLLAGAVAAAMIAWYVIIAAKLTQAVLLDLRKRIFLHTQRLSLEFHESYTSGRIISRQTSDLDSIKELLDGGLNELVSGVLFGLFTFIALCVWDWQSGLILAIGGVPLFFLMRWFYSRSQLVYRESRVISAKVIVQFVETMTGIRAVKAFRKEPRNDVTFQKIAGDYRDVNRRSMLLFGTFEPGLMGVAALVLGIVVLWGGIRVSNETLTVGVLLSAVLYVRNFFAPMQEIAMFLNSYQSATAALEKVSGVLEEVPTVPDPEKPVDLWESRGHVRFDEVTFGYNGEKTILPNFSLDIPAGQTIALVGTTGAGKSTLAKLISRFYDPSIGTVTLDGVDLRSLHPKDLRRAIVMVTQEAYLFSGTVADNIALGKPDASLDEIRAAARAVGADEFISSLPDGYGTDVNKRGGRVSAGQRQLISFARAFLADPAVLILDEATASLDIPSERLIQDALQTLLKDRTAIIIAHRLSTVAIADRVLVMEHGKIIEDDTPETLISGTGKFAQLHAAWQQTLV is encoded by the coding sequence ATGAGCTCCGCGATCACCGGAACCCAGGACGAAGACCGCTCCAGCTACACCAAGGAGGAGAGCCGGGCCATCCGTCGCCGGTCGCTCCGACTGCTGGGATCGCTCGTGCGTCCGCTGAAGCCGCAGATCACTCTGGCGGCCATCGTTCTCGTCATCTCGACGGCGCTCCAGGTCGCGGGACCGATCCTCATCAGCATCGGTCTCGACCGTGCCCTGCCCGCCGTGCTCGAGCGCGCCGATTGGATGCCGACCTTCATGATCGGCGGGATCTACCTCCTCGCCGGCGCCGTCGCGGCGGCGATGATCGCCTGGTACGTGATCATCGCGGCCAAGCTCACGCAGGCGGTGCTGCTCGACCTCCGCAAGCGGATCTTCCTGCACACCCAGCGCCTCAGCCTGGAGTTCCACGAGTCCTACACCTCCGGTCGCATCATCTCGCGTCAGACGAGCGACCTCGACTCGATCAAGGAGCTGCTCGACGGCGGGCTGAACGAGCTCGTCTCCGGCGTGCTGTTCGGCCTGTTCACCTTCATCGCGCTGTGCGTGTGGGACTGGCAGTCCGGGCTCATCCTCGCGATCGGCGGCGTACCCCTGTTCTTCCTGATGCGCTGGTTCTACTCGCGCTCGCAGCTCGTCTACCGTGAGTCGCGCGTCATCAGCGCGAAGGTCATCGTGCAGTTCGTCGAGACCATGACCGGCATCCGTGCCGTCAAGGCCTTCCGCAAGGAGCCTCGCAACGACGTGACCTTCCAGAAGATCGCCGGCGACTACCGGGACGTCAACCGACGCTCGATGCTGCTGTTCGGCACGTTCGAGCCCGGCCTGATGGGCGTCGCGGCGCTCGTGCTCGGAATCGTCGTGCTGTGGGGCGGCATCAGGGTCTCGAACGAGACCCTCACCGTCGGCGTGCTGCTGTCGGCCGTGCTGTACGTACGCAACTTCTTCGCGCCGATGCAGGAGATCGCGATGTTCCTGAACTCCTACCAGTCCGCCACCGCGGCCCTGGAGAAGGTGTCCGGAGTGCTCGAAGAGGTGCCGACGGTTCCGGATCCCGAGAAGCCGGTCGACCTGTGGGAGTCGCGCGGACACGTGCGGTTCGACGAGGTCACGTTCGGATACAACGGCGAGAAGACCATCCTGCCGAACTTCTCGCTCGACATCCCTGCCGGGCAGACGATCGCGCTGGTGGGTACCACGGGCGCGGGCAAGTCCACTCTGGCGAAGCTGATCTCCCGGTTCTACGACCCGTCGATCGGCACGGTCACGCTCGATGGAGTCGACCTGCGCAGCCTGCATCCGAAGGACCTGCGTCGCGCCATCGTGATGGTCACGCAAGAGGCCTACCTCTTCAGCGGCACGGTCGCCGACAACATCGCTCTCGGAAAGCCCGATGCCTCGCTGGATGAGATCCGTGCGGCTGCCCGCGCGGTCGGGGCAGATGAGTTCATCTCGTCGCTGCCCGACGGATACGGCACCGACGTCAACAAGCGCGGTGGCCGAGTCTCGGCGGGGCAGCGTCAGCTGATCTCGTTCGCGCGGGCGTTCCTCGCGGACCCTGCGGTGCTGATCCTCGACGAGGCGACCGCGTCGCTCGACATCCCCTCGGAACGTCTGATCCAGGATGCGCTGCAGACGCTCCTCAAGGACCGCACGGCGATCATCATCGCGCACCGGCTGTCGACGGTCGCGATCGCCGACCGGGTGCTCGTGATGGAGCACGGCAAGATCATCGAGGACGACACCCCGGAGACCCTCATCAGCGGCACGGGCAAGTTCGCTCAGTTGCACGCCGCCTGGCAGCAGACGCTGGTGTGA
- a CDS encoding GH1 family beta-glucosidase yields MTLSPADDYRGSGLVLPEGFTFGSATAAYQIEGAADEDGRTPSIWDTFSRTPGKVWNGDTGDVACDHYHRVDEDLDLMSDLGLQAYRFSIAWPRIVPAADGRVNQAGIDFYSRLVDGLLERGIRPVATLYHWDLPKYLEDAGGWTSRATTDAFERYASIVGAALGDRVHTWTTLNEPWCSAYLGYGQGGHAPGRHEPASALSAVHHLNLAHGRAIQALRATSTGDPDYSVTLNFHVLRGVGDGADEAMRRIDGLANRAFTHPMLRGEYPADLLDDTASVTNWSFVQDGDLATINQPIDVLGVNYYSTATVRLWDGVSEKQQNDGHKGTAGGTAWPGSDQLVEFVEQPGPYTAMGWNIAPEGLEELLVSLSEQFPSQPLMVTENGAAFDDEVAEDGSVPDPERTDYLRRHFTAAHRAIQRGVDLRGYFVWSLLDNFEWGYGYAKRFGIVRVDFDSLERTVKDSGHWYRQLIASRTIGA; encoded by the coding sequence GTGACTCTCTCCCCCGCCGATGACTACCGCGGATCCGGACTCGTCCTCCCCGAGGGCTTCACGTTCGGATCGGCGACCGCCGCGTACCAGATCGAGGGTGCGGCAGACGAGGACGGCAGGACGCCGTCGATCTGGGACACGTTCAGCCGAACGCCGGGCAAGGTGTGGAACGGCGACACCGGCGATGTGGCCTGCGATCACTACCATCGCGTCGATGAGGACCTCGACCTGATGTCGGATCTCGGACTGCAGGCCTACCGATTCTCGATCGCCTGGCCGCGCATCGTCCCTGCGGCAGACGGACGAGTCAATCAGGCGGGCATCGACTTCTACTCGCGTCTCGTCGACGGACTCCTCGAGCGCGGCATCCGCCCCGTGGCGACGCTCTACCACTGGGATCTTCCGAAGTACCTCGAGGATGCGGGCGGGTGGACCTCTCGCGCCACGACCGATGCCTTCGAGCGATACGCGTCGATCGTGGGCGCAGCACTGGGCGACCGGGTGCACACCTGGACCACGCTCAACGAGCCCTGGTGCTCCGCCTACCTGGGCTACGGTCAGGGCGGTCACGCGCCGGGTCGGCACGAGCCCGCCTCCGCGCTGTCGGCCGTGCACCACCTGAACCTTGCGCACGGGCGCGCCATCCAGGCGCTCCGGGCGACGTCGACCGGTGACCCGGACTACTCGGTGACGTTGAACTTCCATGTCCTGCGGGGCGTCGGCGACGGCGCTGACGAGGCCATGCGCCGGATCGACGGTCTCGCGAATCGCGCCTTCACCCACCCGATGCTGCGCGGCGAGTACCCCGCAGACCTCCTGGACGACACGGCATCGGTCACCAACTGGTCGTTCGTGCAGGATGGCGACCTCGCCACGATCAACCAGCCGATCGACGTGCTCGGGGTCAACTACTACTCGACGGCGACCGTCCGCCTGTGGGACGGGGTGTCGGAGAAGCAGCAGAACGACGGGCACAAGGGCACGGCCGGAGGCACGGCGTGGCCGGGCAGCGATCAGCTGGTCGAGTTCGTCGAGCAGCCGGGGCCGTACACGGCGATGGGATGGAACATCGCGCCCGAGGGACTGGAGGAGCTGCTCGTCTCGCTGTCGGAGCAGTTCCCGTCGCAGCCGCTCATGGTCACCGAGAACGGGGCGGCGTTCGACGACGAGGTGGCTGAGGACGGCTCCGTCCCCGATCCCGAGCGCACCGACTACCTGCGCAGGCACTTCACGGCCGCTCATCGTGCGATCCAGCGCGGTGTCGACCTGCGCGGCTACTTCGTGTGGTCGCTCCTCGACAACTTCGAGTGGGGCTACGGCTATGCCAAGAGATTCGGCATCGTGCGCGTGGACTTCGACTCGCTCGAACGCACCGTCAAGGACTCGGGGCACTGGTATCGACAGCTGATCGCCTCACGGACGATCGGCGCCTGA
- a CDS encoding ABC transporter ATP-binding protein: MSSSPSSQNASPSSSLSTPAALWRLKPFVKPVIWRLAGGAASALVAAIIALMIPIVLEQIIRGPVRTGAIDAIAWGALAVFGLALGEALMVWLRRQFVLNPATQVEYKMRTELYSRLQTLPVSFHDRWQSGQLLSRMMQDIGLIRRWLAFGLVLLVVNVLTIIIGSVLLFRWHWLLGVIFIVTAIPLWIRGYLFEKRYGALTRRSQDQAGDLATSVEESVHGIRVLKAFGRGKHALSRFSRQAETLRETEMSKAGAIASIWFWLDLMPQIAFGLSLMSGIWLISQGQIDEAQLFAFFAMAVVLRWPIESIGFLFSFMLDARTATDRVFDIYSETNSITDPENPVHIAEPRGELAFDKAHFRYQDAGANERDLLDGIDLVLRPGETMALVGLTGSGKTTLTTLPTRLYDVTGGRVTLDGVDVRDLPLAELRQHIAMAFEDATLFSATVRENVLLGRADLDVHSDEAERVLREALDVAQASFVDSLPEGVETVIGEEGLSLSGGQRQRLALARAVAAKPKVLVLDDPLSALDVDTEALVEEALRHVLADTTAMIVAHRPSTVALADRVALLESGRVTAVGTHSELLKTSRHYRHVISSLEAEEAARTGAIPIIRDEEDEIDAVVQDGIRQDAADEDIITEKEVQR, translated from the coding sequence ATGTCTTCCTCGCCTTCATCGCAGAACGCCTCCCCTTCCTCCTCCCTTTCCACACCGGCCGCACTGTGGCGCCTGAAGCCTTTCGTCAAGCCCGTCATCTGGCGGCTCGCGGGAGGCGCCGCGAGCGCGCTCGTCGCCGCGATCATCGCACTGATGATTCCGATCGTCCTCGAGCAGATCATCCGCGGTCCTGTGCGGACGGGCGCGATCGATGCGATCGCCTGGGGTGCGCTCGCGGTCTTCGGCCTCGCGCTGGGTGAGGCGCTCATGGTCTGGCTGCGCCGCCAGTTCGTGCTCAACCCCGCAACACAGGTCGAGTACAAGATGCGCACCGAGCTCTACTCGCGCCTGCAGACGCTGCCGGTCTCCTTCCATGACCGCTGGCAGTCGGGGCAGCTGCTGAGCCGGATGATGCAGGACATCGGCCTGATCCGCCGGTGGCTGGCCTTCGGCCTCGTCCTGCTGGTGGTCAACGTCCTGACCATCATCATCGGATCCGTGCTCCTGTTCCGCTGGCACTGGCTGCTCGGAGTGATCTTCATCGTCACCGCCATTCCGCTCTGGATCCGCGGGTACCTCTTCGAGAAGCGCTATGGCGCGCTCACTCGCCGCAGCCAGGACCAGGCCGGCGACCTCGCCACCAGCGTCGAGGAGAGCGTGCACGGCATCCGCGTGCTCAAGGCGTTCGGTCGGGGCAAGCACGCTCTGAGCCGCTTCAGTCGCCAGGCCGAGACGCTGCGTGAGACCGAGATGAGCAAGGCCGGCGCGATCGCGTCGATCTGGTTCTGGCTCGATCTCATGCCGCAGATCGCGTTCGGGCTGAGCTTGATGTCCGGCATCTGGCTGATCTCGCAGGGACAGATCGACGAGGCTCAGCTGTTCGCGTTCTTCGCCATGGCCGTCGTGCTCCGCTGGCCGATCGAATCGATCGGGTTCCTGTTCTCGTTCATGCTCGACGCCCGCACGGCGACCGATCGCGTGTTCGACATCTACTCCGAGACGAACAGCATCACCGACCCCGAGAACCCCGTGCACATCGCGGAACCCCGTGGCGAGCTCGCATTCGACAAGGCGCACTTCCGGTACCAGGACGCGGGCGCGAACGAGCGCGATCTGCTCGACGGCATCGATCTCGTGCTGCGCCCGGGCGAGACCATGGCGCTCGTGGGGCTGACCGGCAGCGGCAAGACCACCCTGACCACCCTGCCCACGCGCCTCTACGACGTCACCGGCGGGCGCGTGACGCTCGACGGCGTCGACGTGCGCGACCTGCCGCTCGCCGAGCTGCGTCAGCACATCGCGATGGCGTTCGAGGACGCCACGCTGTTCTCGGCCACCGTGCGCGAGAACGTCCTGCTCGGACGGGCCGATCTCGACGTGCACAGCGACGAGGCCGAACGAGTGCTGCGCGAAGCGCTCGACGTGGCACAGGCCTCTTTCGTGGACTCGCTCCCCGAGGGGGTCGAGACCGTCATCGGCGAGGAAGGGTTGAGCCTGTCCGGCGGACAGCGTCAGCGTCTCGCACTGGCCAGGGCGGTCGCCGCCAAGCCGAAGGTGCTCGTGCTCGATGACCCGTTGTCGGCGCTCGACGTCGACACCGAGGCTCTCGTCGAAGAGGCGCTGCGGCACGTGCTGGCCGATACGACCGCCATGATCGTGGCGCACAGGCCCTCGACCGTGGCTCTGGCCGACCGGGTCGCGCTGCTCGAATCGGGCCGAGTCACCGCCGTCGGGACGCACAGCGAGCTGTTGAAGACGAGTCGTCATTACCGCCACGTCATCTCCAGCCTCGAGGCTGAGGAGGCGGCGCGCACCGGCGCGATCCCGATCATCCGCGATGAGGAAGACGAGATCGACGCCGTGGTACAGGACGGGATCCGCCAGGACGCCGCCGACGAAGACATCATCACCGAGAAGGAGGTGCAGCGATGA